Proteins encoded together in one Triticum dicoccoides isolate Atlit2015 ecotype Zavitan chromosome 7B, WEW_v2.0, whole genome shotgun sequence window:
- the LOC119341265 gene encoding uncharacterized protein LOC119341265, producing the protein MMRSAIDAFPAVHFARFGRPVPGDPPSASCDMAWRARTNSSASASPTATTKDYRRFAIARDPHTCAYSVTSIGSYHSGPNARKPRPGASNATAAPPPPPLSRSQFAAATYLSYHGGGDRCKLMPHYMRSLLCALAEARYLNRTLVLDLSLCLAASYTAAGMPEEGKRLAFYFDIDHLRSSVVDIIEERQFWEDWDRWGAQGQLGLRLIEDTRVAPTKFSKAKDTLIVRKFGDVEPGNYWYHVCEGEAERVLPPPRHAIRLAPSLMSIVDDIISSMQQDFDSVHVGGSVEDLIQRIEDGVDVGRQVYIAGEGINTVSMEVLKAKYNNLRYLDEFQRLWRKESKWFLEMKRLNGGVPVKFDGYMRELVDREVFLKGKKKVEVLH; encoded by the coding sequence ATGATGCGCAGCGCCATCGACGCCTTCCCCGCCGTCCATTTCGCCCGCTTCGGCCGCCCCGTCCCCGGCGACCCGCCCTCCGCTTCCTGCGACATGGCATGGCGCGCCCGCACCaactcctccgcctccgcctcccccaCCGCCACCACCAAGGACTACCGCCGCTTCGCCATCGCGCGGGACCCCCACACCTGCGCCTATTCCGTCACCTCCATCGGCAGTTACCACTCCGGCCCCAACGCCCGCAAGCCTCGGCCCGGCGCCTCcaacgccaccgccgccccgcccccgccgccgctctcCCGCTCCCAGTTCGCCGCCGCCACCTACCTCTCCTACCACGGCGGAGGCGACCGCTGCAAGCTCATGCCACACTACATGCGCAGCCTCCTCTGCGCCCTCGCCGAGGCGCGCTACCTCAACCGCACCCTCGTCCTCGACCTCAGCCTCTGCCTGGCGGCCTCCTACACAGCCGCCGGCATGCCCGAGGAGGGCAAGCGCCTCGCCTTCTACTTCGACATCGACCACCTCCGGTCGTCCGTGGTGGACATCATCGAGGAAAGACAGTTCTGGGAAGATTGGGACAGGTGGGGAGCGCAGGGCCAGCTCGGGCTCCGGCTCATTGAGGACACTAGGGTTGCCCCCACCAAGTTCTCGAAGGCTAAGGACACCCTGATTGTCAGGAAATTTGGGGACGTCGAGCCAGGGAATTACTGGTACCATGTGTGTGAGGGTGAGGCGGAGCGTGTGCTCCCTCCGCCGCGCCATGCCATACGTTTGGCACCAAGTTTGATGAGCATTGTTGATGATATCATCTCAAGTATGCAACAAGACTTCGATTCCGTCCATGTTGGTGGCAGTGTTGAGGACCTCATCCAGCGAATCGAGGATGGTGTTGATGTAGGAAGGCAAGTGTACATTGCCGGAGAGGGGATCAACACGGTCTCCATGGAGGTGCTTAAGGCAAAGTACAACAACTTGCGTTACCTGGATGAGTTTCAGAGGCTCTGGAGAAAAGAAAGCAAGTGGTTCTTGGAGATGAAGAGGCTCAATGGTGGAGTTCCTGTGAAGTTTGATGGGTACATGCGTGAGCTGGTTGACAGGGAGGTCTTCCTCAAGGGCAAGAAGAAGGTCGAGGTGCTCCACTGA